Proteins from a genomic interval of Acanthopagrus latus isolate v.2019 chromosome 7, fAcaLat1.1, whole genome shotgun sequence:
- the rer1 gene encoding protein RER1 isoform X2, whose amino-acid sequence MSEGDSVGESIHGKPSVVGAFFTRIGQIYQSWLDKSTPFYAVRWAATLLLTAVYMIRVYILQGWYIVTYALGIYHLNLFIAFLSPKVDPSLLDEDEGPSLPTKQNEEFRPFIRRLPEFKFWHSATKGIVIAMICTFFDAFNVPVFWPILVMYFIMLFCITMKRQIKHMVKYRYLPFTHGKRTYKEET is encoded by the exons ATGTCAGAAGGGGACAGTGTTGGAGAGTCAATCCATGGCAAACCATCGGTAGTCGGTGCCTTTTTCACACGGATTGGACAG ATCTATCAGTCATGGCTAGACAAGTCAACGCCGTTCTATGCAGTGCGGTGGGCAGCCACTCTACTACTCACTGCTGTCTACATGATCAGAGTGTACATACTACAG GGTTGGTATATAGTAACATATGCTTTGGGAATCTACCATCTCAACCTGTTCATTGCTTTTCTATCGCCAAAAGTGGACCCTTCACTGCTTGACGAAG ATGAGGGCCCATCCCTTCCTACCAAGCAGAACGAGGAGTTCCGCCCTTTCATCAGGAGGTTGCCTGAATTCAAATTCTG GCATTCAGCAACAAAAGGCATCGTCATCGCCATGATTTGCACATTTTTCGATGCCTTCAATGTGCCAGTGTTCTGGCCTATACTTGTAATGTACTTCATCATGCTCTTCTGCATCACCATGAAGAGGCAGATCAAG CACATGGTCAAGTACAGATACCTACCCTTCACACATGGGAAGAGGACATACAAAG aggAAACATAA
- the rer1 gene encoding protein RER1 isoform X1, whose amino-acid sequence MSEGDSVGESIHGKPSVVGAFFTRIGQIYQSWLDKSTPFYAVRWAATLLLTAVYMIRVYILQGWYIVTYALGIYHLNLFIAFLSPKVDPSLLDEDEGPSLPTKQNEEFRPFIRRLPEFKFWHSATKGIVIAMICTFFDAFNVPVFWPILVMYFIMLFCITMKRQIKHMVKYRYLPFTHGKRTYKGKDDTGKTFAS is encoded by the exons ATGTCAGAAGGGGACAGTGTTGGAGAGTCAATCCATGGCAAACCATCGGTAGTCGGTGCCTTTTTCACACGGATTGGACAG ATCTATCAGTCATGGCTAGACAAGTCAACGCCGTTCTATGCAGTGCGGTGGGCAGCCACTCTACTACTCACTGCTGTCTACATGATCAGAGTGTACATACTACAG GGTTGGTATATAGTAACATATGCTTTGGGAATCTACCATCTCAACCTGTTCATTGCTTTTCTATCGCCAAAAGTGGACCCTTCACTGCTTGACGAAG ATGAGGGCCCATCCCTTCCTACCAAGCAGAACGAGGAGTTCCGCCCTTTCATCAGGAGGTTGCCTGAATTCAAATTCTG GCATTCAGCAACAAAAGGCATCGTCATCGCCATGATTTGCACATTTTTCGATGCCTTCAATGTGCCAGTGTTCTGGCCTATACTTGTAATGTACTTCATCATGCTCTTCTGCATCACCATGAAGAGGCAGATCAAG CACATGGTCAAGTACAGATACCTACCCTTCACACATGGGAAGAGGACATACAAAGGCAAGGACGACACAGGGAAAACATTTGCTAGTTAA